The Podospora pseudocomata strain CBS 415.72m chromosome 1 map unlocalized CBS415.72m_1, whole genome shotgun sequence genome has a segment encoding these proteins:
- the SUB2_1 gene encoding Suppressor of the cold-sensitive snRNP biogenesis mutant brr1-1 (COG:A; BUSCO:EOG09262E4Q; EggNog:ENOG503NU8C): MLGGDIICQAKSGLGKTAVFVLTTLQQVEPVAGECSVLVMCHTRELAFQIRNEYNRFSKYMPDIKTGVFYGGTPIQKDAEILKNKDTHPHIIVGTPGRLNALVRDKHLRLGSVRMFVLDECDKMLDQIDMRRDVQEIFRATPQQKQVMMFSATLSDEIKPICRKFMQNPTEHYVDEDTKLTLHGLQQYYLALEEREKNRKLNELLDDLQFNQVIIFVKSTLRATELDKLLRECNFPSIAVHSGVSQEERIKRYKEFKEFNKRICVATDVFGRGIDIERINLAINYDMPADADSYLHRVGRAGRFGTKGLAISFVTTEQDKEVLQAIEKRFEVALPEFPKEGIDASTYMAS; the protein is encoded by the exons AtgcttggtggtgacatCATCTGCCAGGCCAAGTCCGGTCTCGGTAAGACTGCCGTCTTCGTCCTCACGACCCTCCAGCAGGTCGAGCCTGTTGCCGGCGAGTGCTCCGTGTTGGTTATGTGCCACACCCGTGAGCTGGCCTTCCAGATTCGCAACGAGTACAACCGCTTCAGCAAGTACATGCCCGACATCAAGACCGGCGTCTTCTACGGTGGTACTCCTATCCAGAAGGATGCCGAGATACTCAAGAACAAGGATACCCACCCCCACATCATTGTCGGCACACCTGGCCGCTTGAACGCCCTTGTCCGCGACAAGCACCTCCGTCTTGGCAGTGTCAGAATGTTCGTCCTCGATGAGTGCGACAAGATGCTTGATCAGATTG ACATGCGCCGTGACGTGCAGGAGATCTTCCGTGCTACTCCTCAGCAGAAgcaggtgatgatgttttcgGCCACTTTGTCCGACGAGATCAAGCCCATTTGCCGGAAGTTCATGCAGAACCCCACCGAGCACTACGTCGATGAGGATACCAAGTTGACGCTCCACGGCTTGCAGCAGTACTATCTTGCCCttgaagagagggagaagaaccGTAAGCTGAACGAGCTCCTGGACGACCTCCAGTTCAACCAggtcatcatcttcgtcaaAAGCACCCTGCGCGCTACCGAGCTGGATAAGCTCCTCCGCGAGTGCAACTTCCCTTCGATTGCCGTCCACTCCGGTGTCAGCCAAGAGGAGCGTATCAAGAGATACAAAGAGTTCAAGGAGTTCAACAAGCGTATCTGCGTGGCCACCGACGTTTTCGGCCGTGGTATCGATATCGAGCGGATCAACCTCGCTATCAACTACGACATGCCCGCTGATGCCGATTCCTACCTCCACCGTGTCGGTCGTGCTGGACGTTTCGGTACCAAGGGtctcgccatctccttcGTGACCACCGAGCAGGACAAGGAGGTCCTCCAAGCCATTGAGAAACGCTTCGAGGTCGCTCTTCC TGAGTTCCCCAAGGAGGGTATCGATGCCTCCACCTACATGGCCTCTTAG
- a CDS encoding uncharacterized protein (EggNog:ENOG503P5BW; COG:S), with protein sequence MAKAKNGGGGVQNKAIYSRLSFLQQAAVFLSTATLDGDGSNISELNRDQNPPLQGAGRRLATDLRAVSLKSRIRLNPAVKQSICKFCDSVLIDGESCTSGIENKSKGGRKPWADILVRKCHACGKERRYPVCTKRTKRKTERPVATPDEPDMMDQTG encoded by the coding sequence ATGGCAAAGGCAAAAaatggtggcggcggggtgCAAAACAAGGCCATCTATTCTCGACTATCATTTCTTCAGCAAGCAGCCGTTTTCCTCTCGACAGCAACTCTGGACGGTGATGGTTCCAATATCTCAGAGCTCAACAGGGATCAAAACCCACCACTTCAAGGTGCTGGAAGACGTCTAGCAACTGACTTGCGCGCTGTGTCCCTGAAGAGCCGGATTCGATTGAACCCAGCAGTAAAGCAGAGCATCTGCAAGTTCTGTGACTCGGTCCTAATTGACGGGGAGTCTTGCACTTCGGGAATCGAGAACAAGAGTAAGGGAGGTAGGAAGCCATGGGCCGATATTTTGGTTCGCAAGTGCCATGCTTGCGGCAAGGAGAGAAGGTATCCAGTGTGCACCAAGAGGACAAAGAGAAAGACAGAGAGGCCGGTTGCGACCCCCGATGAACCAGACATGATGGATCAAACTGGATGA
- the SUB2_2 gene encoding Suppressor of the cold-sensitive snRNP biogenesis mutant brr1-1 (COG:A; EggNog:ENOG503NU8C), which translates to MSAEEDLIDYSDDELNQETTAPASNGKKADAAAAQNVDKKGSYVGIHSTGFRDFLLKPELLRAIADCGFEHPSEG; encoded by the coding sequence ATgtctgctgaggaggatctcATCGACTACTCCGACGACGAGCTCAACCAGGAGACCACCGCTCCCGCTTCCAACGGCAAGAAGGCGgatgccgctgccgcccaaAATGTCGACAAGAAGGGTTCCTATGTCGGTATTCACTCGACTGGTTTCCGCGACTTTCTGTTGAAGCCTGAACTTCTCCGTGCGATTGCCGATTGCGGTTTCGAACATCCCTCGGAGGGTTAG
- a CDS encoding uncharacterized protein (COG:S; EggNog:ENOG503P6TB): protein MASRGYGSAPTQTRQSMASSGGAVKARQLAQLQQQLAQLSNNLADTENLLRMTSVQAESMRGLGSWHAGLFMAASKVLGEESVQQNQQQGGGGPN from the exons ATGGCATCACGAGGCTACGGCAGCGCCCCCACACAAACACGCCAGTCTATGGCTTCATCTGGGGGGGCTGTTAAAGCTAGGCAACTG gcccaactccaacaacaactagCCCAGCtttccaacaacctcgccgacACTGAGAACCTCCTCCGTATGACCAGCGTACAGGCCGAGTCCATGCGCGGACTGGGAAGTTGGCATGCGGGGCT ATTCATGGCCGCGAGTAAAGTCCTTGGGGAGGAGTCGGTCCAACAGAACCAGCAgcagggaggaggcggaccAAACTGA